One window of the Gemmatimonadota bacterium genome contains the following:
- a CDS encoding LysM domain-containing protein has translation MIRSVAIALVLLISFLPAGAQQRAAAARTHVVLPGETLGSIARQYLGSAAEWARIFEANRGQLSDPNRIRVGMELVLPGAAPALAPAATVLGVQVDGRPAVTVATLPFEERRAMLESRPFTPGNPPERDLATRTVFFDSGGPEVVGPIVMTQGEADTPAVPEGVFLAAGWIVSEGDGSDRMGEVVGLASPGAPLSTSVSIQPGAEVVLRFFGEGTPRVGEEFLTYALGARIPGLGDVTVPSGIVRIEQVDPSAVVARVVDEFGRLRVGHLLTLARTFPLSSGVHPAPSDSGVRARLLAFQERKELHLPGDFAFIDQGGDAGLVVGDELAGIGASGGDGAEREVARFQVVGIRDSTATVRLLSVATPGAVRAGLWMVLDSKMP, from the coding sequence ATGATCCGCTCCGTAGCCATCGCACTCGTCCTCCTGATTTCGTTCCTTCCGGCCGGCGCTCAGCAGCGGGCGGCGGCGGCGCGAACCCATGTCGTCTTGCCCGGCGAGACGCTGGGCAGCATCGCCCGTCAATACCTGGGCTCCGCCGCGGAGTGGGCCCGGATCTTCGAGGCGAATCGCGGCCAGCTTTCGGACCCCAACCGGATCCGTGTGGGAATGGAGCTCGTCCTGCCGGGCGCGGCCCCCGCCCTGGCCCCGGCGGCCACGGTCCTCGGGGTGCAGGTGGACGGACGGCCGGCAGTGACGGTCGCGACGCTGCCTTTCGAGGAGCGGCGGGCCATGCTGGAGAGCCGTCCCTTCACCCCCGGCAACCCGCCCGAGCGGGACCTTGCCACCCGAACGGTCTTTTTCGACTCCGGGGGACCGGAGGTGGTCGGTCCCATCGTGATGACTCAGGGCGAGGCCGACACTCCAGCGGTCCCCGAGGGAGTGTTCCTCGCCGCCGGATGGATCGTGTCCGAGGGGGACGGGAGCGATCGCATGGGCGAGGTGGTCGGCTTGGCGAGTCCCGGAGCACCTCTTTCGACGAGTGTGAGCATTCAGCCGGGCGCGGAGGTCGTGCTGCGGTTCTTCGGGGAAGGCACGCCCAGAGTCGGAGAAGAGTTCCTGACCTACGCCCTCGGGGCGAGGATTCCAGGTTTGGGGGACGTCACGGTTCCCTCGGGAATCGTCCGGATCGAACAGGTGGATCCGTCGGCCGTTGTCGCGCGGGTCGTGGACGAATTCGGGCGCCTCCGCGTCGGACATCTCCTGACCCTCGCGAGGACCTTTCCGCTCTCCTCCGGCGTACACCCAGCCCCGTCGGACTCCGGCGTGCGTGCAAGGCTCCTCGCCTTCCAAGAAAGGAAAGAGCTTCATCTCCCCGGCGACTTCGCATTCATCGATCAGGGAGGGGATGCCGGGTTGGTCGTCGGAGATGAGCTTGCCGGAATCGGGGCGAGCGGGGGGGACGGAGCGGAACGGGAGGTCGCCCGCTTCCAGGTCGTCGGTATCCGTGATTCGACGGCCACGGTCCGATTGCTCTCCGTCGCGACTCCGGGTGCAGTTCGGGCCGGTCTCTGGATGGTGCTGGATTCGAAGATGCCGTGA